In Lacibacter sp. H375, one DNA window encodes the following:
- a CDS encoding TonB-dependent receptor has product MNRTLLTLSLGLISLSVSAQNNLNNTGAANHTLVTNPTPAPIVKGIVRTKDGKPAGFVNIIMKETNKGTITNDAGEYFFYSVPEGRYTLIVSFTGLKTVEAVIEIKKGESAIQDFVLTENETELEEIIIRSSSNANEKITSVGKVNIKSMDLPQAVAIIGEPVIRNQQAQRLSDVIKNVNGVYLGTTRGNTQEAFYARGYSFGNNNMFKNGFRINSGAMPEVSSLESVEVLKGSAAILYGNVAPGGIVNMRSKKPKFDFGGEVSMRTGSFDLYKPAFDVYGPLSKKIAFRVNGTCESANSFRESVTSKRYYVNPSLLFNLGDKTTLIVQGDYLKHDFTPDFGIGTIGTTSSTNVGKQIADVPRSRFMGTNWQYTHTIQSTVGSEVEHRFNSDWQLSGGVSKAFYHRDYYSVERIQADPTGKWKRPLGKFDNKEDYYAAQVNLTGEFKTGGMYHKLLAGIDADQYQTANLASAITGTIYDTINILDPSKFVQRTDIPNAVWSTRAEIPVTRFGVYVQDLVAITKKLKLLAGVRWSYQHTDPTKTTYLLKNDSVAYTKAQIDKAFSPRVGLVYQPTEKMSLFASYANSFTPNTGTDIFFNPLKPSIIDQFELGIKNDFFERKLSANLTLYQIINNNFPVIALEDANGNPNTNTAIKQLSGQTISQGIEVDIQGRPVEGLFVVAGYSYNHMYYNKTNKGNGSFVEGQRLVNTPQHTANASAFYTVGKGTLKSLKFGFVYNYIGDRVVGWNDTYQANGSILNRSFGINGFNTIDASVGYTYKKVSVLAKLANITNTYNYYVHENYSINPIPPRNFVATVSYKF; this is encoded by the coding sequence ATGAATCGGACATTACTAACGCTTAGTCTCGGACTTATCAGTTTATCAGTATCAGCTCAAAATAATTTAAATAATACAGGTGCTGCAAACCACACTTTGGTGACAAATCCTACTCCTGCTCCCATAGTAAAGGGTATTGTACGTACAAAGGATGGAAAACCTGCCGGTTTTGTGAATATTATCATGAAGGAAACCAATAAGGGAACCATCACCAACGATGCCGGTGAATATTTCTTTTATTCTGTTCCTGAAGGTCGATACACCCTTATTGTTTCATTTACCGGGTTGAAAACAGTGGAAGCTGTTATAGAAATCAAAAAAGGGGAGTCTGCAATCCAAGATTTTGTATTAACTGAAAATGAAACTGAATTAGAAGAAATCATCATCAGATCATCAAGCAATGCAAATGAAAAAATTACTTCTGTTGGGAAAGTGAACATCAAATCAATGGATCTGCCACAGGCTGTTGCAATTATCGGAGAGCCGGTAATTCGTAACCAACAGGCGCAGCGTTTGAGCGATGTGATTAAAAATGTAAACGGTGTTTATTTAGGTACAACCCGTGGTAATACGCAGGAAGCGTTTTATGCAAGAGGTTACAGCTTTGGCAATAACAACATGTTTAAAAATGGTTTCCGCATCAACAGCGGTGCAATGCCTGAAGTCAGCTCTTTGGAAAGTGTAGAAGTATTAAAAGGAAGTGCAGCTATTCTTTATGGTAACGTTGCTCCGGGCGGTATTGTAAACATGCGTAGCAAAAAACCAAAATTCGATTTTGGTGGTGAAGTGAGTATGCGAACCGGAAGTTTTGATTTATACAAACCAGCATTCGATGTGTATGGTCCATTGTCAAAGAAAATTGCCTTCAGGGTTAACGGTACTTGTGAATCAGCTAACAGTTTCAGGGAGTCTGTAACCTCAAAACGTTATTATGTAAACCCTTCGTTATTGTTTAACCTTGGCGATAAAACAACATTAATTGTACAGGGTGATTATTTGAAGCATGATTTTACTCCTGACTTTGGTATCGGAACGATTGGCACAACGTCTTCTACCAATGTAGGTAAACAAATAGCTGATGTACCCCGCTCAAGATTTATGGGTACTAATTGGCAGTATACGCACACAATTCAATCTACAGTTGGTTCCGAAGTTGAACATCGTTTTAACAGCGATTGGCAGTTGAGTGGAGGTGTATCAAAAGCATTTTACCACAGAGATTATTATTCAGTTGAAAGAATACAGGCCGATCCTACAGGAAAATGGAAGCGTCCGCTTGGTAAGTTCGATAACAAAGAAGATTACTATGCAGCACAGGTGAATTTAACCGGTGAATTTAAAACCGGCGGAATGTACCATAAACTGCTTGCAGGTATTGACGCAGATCAGTATCAAACAGCAAACCTTGCATCTGCTATCACAGGAACTATTTACGACACAATTAATATTTTAGATCCTTCGAAATTTGTTCAACGAACAGATATTCCAAATGCAGTATGGAGCACACGTGCAGAAATACCTGTAACACGTTTTGGTGTTTATGTGCAGGACTTGGTTGCTATTACAAAGAAATTGAAATTGCTTGCCGGGGTTCGTTGGTCTTACCAACATACAGATCCAACAAAAACAACTTACCTGTTGAAAAATGATTCAGTAGCTTATACTAAAGCACAAATTGATAAGGCTTTTTCTCCAAGAGTGGGATTGGTCTATCAGCCAACTGAAAAGATGTCGTTGTTTGCGAGTTATGCAAACTCGTTTACACCTAACACAGGTACGGATATTTTTTTCAATCCATTAAAACCTTCAATCATTGATCAGTTTGAGCTGGGTATCAAAAATGATTTCTTTGAAAGAAAGCTGAGTGCAAACCTTACGCTTTACCAGATCATCAATAACAACTTTCCTGTGATAGCATTGGAAGATGCAAACGGTAATCCAAATACAAATACAGCCATTAAACAATTGAGCGGACAAACGATCAGTCAAGGTATTGAAGTGGATATCCAGGGTCGCCCCGTTGAAGGATTGTTTGTTGTAGCGGGTTACAGCTATAATCATATGTACTACAACAAAACCAACAAAGGAAACGGAAGTTTTGTGGAAGGTCAGCGTTTGGTAAACACACCTCAACACACAGCCAATGCATCCGCTTTTTACACTGTTGGAAAAGGAACATTGAAGAGTTTGAAATTTGGATTCGTGTATAACTATATTGGCGACCGTGTTGTGGGTTGGAACGACACATACCAGGCAAACGGCAGCATCTTGAACAGAAGTTTTGGCATCAACGGTTTCAATACAATTGATGCAAGTGTTGGCTACACTTATAAAAAAGTATCGGTACTTGCTAAGCTTGCGAATATCACTAATACATATAATTATTACGTGCATGAGAATTATAGCATCAACCCGATTCCGCCACGTAATTTTGTAGCAACTGTTTCTTACAAATTCTAA
- a CDS encoding TonB-dependent receptor family protein: MNRTIITICLAIIALQTTAQQDSTKTDSSRLHTKYLADITVVGRNSRADVHFLPEIVGVNINAGKKNSLIVVDNVQGNVVTNTMRQVVAKIPGIQIWESDGSGIQIGIAARGLSPNRSWEFNTRQNGYDIAADPYGYPEAYYNPQLQAVQRIEIIRGHGSLQYGPQFGGMVNYILRNGSEINKPFEFETQQTIGSNGLFNSYNAVGGETKKYHYYGFFDHRNADGYRQNSRYYNNSGFGTFTYRFTDKFSITAELMRSNMRSQQPGGLTDAQLKQDIKQSFRSRNWFDVTWTTAALISNYKFSENSRLNVKLFAVHGDRNSVGFMPSAGIIVKDTINKTTNQYNARNLNEDDYRNYGLEVRYLGAYKLGKMNNSFSLGGRLYKGTTLRYAADGKGTTGTDYDMRVSDGIWTRDIDFNTINAALHAENIFRISEKLIIIPGLRYEYITGQASGRNGFSAGNEVLLQNQKRSRGFVLAGVGAEYHVTSMSELYANITQAYRPVQFADLTAPPTTDVVDQDIKDAKGYNADLGYRGRFGSYLFFDVSAFYLQYNNRIGTIVQQRTDGSFYNYRTNVGNSTSKGIEALVEFSPVKAITEKSTWGDINLFVSYGFTDARYGNFKVITKNSSNQLVESNLQNKKVENAPEHIVRSGLTYSFKGFSFTTQVSYVSDAFADANNTVAPTANAQNGIIPAYTVTDLTASYRFNKNLNIKAGINNFTNEKYFTRRAGGYPGPGAMPADGRTFFVSVGAKF, translated from the coding sequence ATGAACAGAACCATTATCACAATTTGCCTGGCAATAATAGCTTTACAAACAACAGCTCAACAGGATTCAACAAAAACAGACAGCAGTCGTCTCCATACAAAATACCTGGCCGACATAACAGTGGTTGGCCGTAACAGCCGTGCTGATGTACATTTCTTACCGGAAATTGTTGGTGTAAATATCAATGCGGGTAAGAAGAACTCATTAATTGTAGTTGATAATGTGCAGGGAAACGTAGTTACCAATACCATGCGGCAAGTGGTAGCTAAAATTCCCGGTATTCAAATTTGGGAAAGTGATGGCAGTGGTATACAGATCGGTATTGCTGCAAGAGGATTGAGCCCTAACCGCAGCTGGGAGTTTAATACAAGACAAAACGGTTATGATATTGCTGCCGATCCTTACGGTTATCCGGAAGCATACTACAATCCGCAGTTACAGGCAGTTCAACGGATTGAAATTATAAGAGGGCATGGTTCGCTCCAATACGGTCCGCAGTTTGGCGGCATGGTTAATTATATTTTACGAAACGGTAGTGAGATTAATAAACCGTTTGAGTTTGAAACACAACAAACCATTGGCAGCAACGGCTTGTTTAATAGTTATAATGCTGTAGGTGGTGAAACAAAGAAATATCATTACTATGGTTTCTTTGACCATCGTAACGCAGATGGATACAGGCAGAACAGCCGTTACTATAATAACTCCGGCTTCGGAACATTTACTTATCGTTTTACTGATAAATTTTCGATTACTGCAGAGTTGATGCGCAGCAACATGCGTAGCCAGCAACCTGGTGGATTAACAGATGCGCAATTGAAACAAGATATCAAACAAAGTTTCAGAAGCCGGAACTGGTTTGATGTTACCTGGACAACTGCCGCACTAATCAGCAATTATAAATTCAGTGAAAATTCACGTTTGAATGTAAAGTTATTTGCAGTACATGGCGACAGGAACAGTGTTGGCTTTATGCCATCTGCGGGAATAATTGTAAAGGATACCATCAACAAAACCACCAATCAATACAATGCACGTAACCTGAACGAAGATGATTACAGGAATTATGGATTGGAAGTACGTTATCTCGGCGCCTACAAGCTTGGTAAAATGAACAACTCATTTTCATTGGGCGGGCGTTTATACAAAGGCACAACACTCCGTTATGCAGCTGATGGAAAAGGAACTACAGGAACAGATTATGATATGAGGGTGAGTGACGGTATCTGGACAAGAGATATTGACTTCAATACGATCAATGCAGCTTTACATGCAGAAAACATTTTCAGAATTTCTGAAAAGTTGATCATTATCCCCGGGTTACGTTATGAATATATTACCGGACAAGCAAGCGGACGAAATGGTTTCAGTGCCGGAAATGAAGTGTTGTTACAGAATCAAAAACGCAGCCGTGGATTTGTTCTTGCCGGCGTAGGAGCAGAATATCATGTTACATCAATGAGCGAACTCTATGCAAATATTACACAAGCTTACCGCCCTGTACAGTTTGCTGATTTAACAGCGCCACCCACAACCGATGTTGTGGACCAGGATATTAAAGATGCGAAGGGGTATAATGCTGATTTAGGCTACCGTGGACGTTTTGGTTCATATCTATTTTTTGATGTAAGTGCATTTTACCTGCAATACAATAACCGTATCGGCACCATTGTACAACAACGCACCGATGGAAGTTTTTATAACTATCGTACAAATGTGGGCAACAGCACAAGCAAAGGAATTGAGGCCTTGGTAGAATTCAGCCCGGTAAAAGCAATTACTGAAAAATCAACATGGGGCGATATTAACCTGTTTGTTTCTTATGGTTTCACAGATGCCCGTTATGGAAACTTTAAAGTGATAACAAAGAACAGCAGCAACCAGTTGGTTGAAAGCAATCTGCAGAATAAAAAAGTGGAAAACGCACCGGAGCATATTGTAAGAAGTGGTTTAACTTATTCGTTCAAAGGATTTTCCTTCACCACACAGGTAAGCTATGTAAGTGATGCATTTGCCGATGCAAACAATACAGTTGCACCAACAGCAAATGCACAAAACGGAATTATTCCTGCATATACTGTTACTGATTTAACGGCGTCTTATCGCTTCAATAAAAATCTAAATATCAAAGCAGGTATTAATAATTTCACAAACGAAAAATATTTCACACGCAGGGCGGGCGGCTATCCGGGTCCGGGTGCAATGCCGGCAGATGGAAGGACGTTCTTCGTCAGCGTTGGAGCAAAATTCTAA
- a CDS encoding helix-turn-helix domain-containing protein, whose product MIVALFYDLSLHPMQQLNELLTLTNRNPLLTHELDLVYEQEKQIPGSVQYGIYRYKLLPHVTQEDTAVLVYNSQPKQSKERNIELRFCINGNKYCNSKTCANGVCKKTSTDCIAEPTIDVFMFRFSPSYLTPFVKGKTITTKSERVLAFKEKQSFSTTVNLCSRIRTVLDNLVQHNYSNALENIYVNSQLQTLLLYGLECLTDQKAEESFVCRFLATDNAKDTILQAREILLQRIGEPITIKELSRKVGTNECYLKKGFKEMFGTTIFEFYQSQRMEHAKYLLYEKGLSVTEVSALLGYSSISHFSTAFKKHTGLKPCELLFRTN is encoded by the coding sequence ATGATAGTAGCCCTGTTTTATGACCTATCTTTGCACCCGATGCAGCAGTTGAACGAATTACTCACACTCACCAACCGAAACCCGCTCTTAACGCATGAGCTGGACTTGGTGTATGAGCAGGAAAAGCAAATTCCCGGCTCGGTGCAGTATGGCATTTATCGCTACAAATTGCTGCCACATGTTACACAGGAAGATACAGCTGTGCTTGTGTACAATTCTCAACCTAAGCAATCAAAGGAGCGAAACATTGAGCTGCGTTTCTGCATCAACGGCAATAAATATTGCAACAGCAAAACCTGCGCAAACGGGGTTTGTAAAAAAACTTCAACCGATTGTATAGCAGAACCCACCATCGATGTATTCATGTTTCGTTTTTCTCCTTCCTACCTTACTCCGTTTGTAAAGGGTAAAACTATTACAACAAAAAGTGAGCGTGTGCTGGCGTTTAAAGAGAAGCAATCGTTCAGCACAACGGTTAATCTTTGCAGCCGTATAAGAACGGTATTGGATAACCTGGTACAGCATAATTACAGTAATGCACTCGAGAATATTTATGTAAACAGCCAGTTGCAAACATTGCTGTTGTATGGATTGGAATGTTTAACAGATCAGAAAGCCGAGGAAAGTTTTGTCTGCCGTTTTCTTGCAACAGATAACGCAAAAGATACCATTCTGCAGGCCCGGGAAATTTTATTGCAACGTATTGGCGAGCCCATCACCATTAAGGAATTGAGCCGTAAAGTGGGTACCAACGAATGTTATTTGAAAAAAGGGTTCAAAGAAATGTTCGGAACTACAATCTTCGAATTTTATCAAAGCCAACGTATGGAACACGCTAAATATCTTTTATACGAAAAAGGATTAAGCGTTACTGAAGTAAGTGCATTACTCGGTTATTCCTCTATCTCACACTTTTCTACTGCGTTTAAAAAACACACAGGGCTGAAACCTTGTGAATTGTTGTTCAGAACAAACTAA
- the gyrB gene encoding DNA topoisomerase (ATP-hydrolyzing) subunit B, which translates to MSTELTDLQEKAISAAAQNAGYGADSIQVLEGLEAVRKRPAMYIGDISEKGLHHLVYEVVDNSIDEALAGYCKNITVNIHEDNSISVQDDGRGIPTAMHTKEKRSALEVVMTVLHAGGKFDKGSYKVSGGLHGVGVSCVNALSTKLHVTVQREGKIFEQEYRIGVPQYPVRESGVSDITGTRVHFWPDTTIFTASVYKKEILEARLRELSFLNKGIRIILNDLREVDENGATYSSTFFSEGGITEFVELIEKNGKRSPLLPQVIYMDGHDPESNVAVEVAMVYNDSYSEHIFSYVNNINTIEGGTHVTGFRRSITRVFTSYGKKEGLFEKAKVDVEGDDFREGLTAIISVKVPEPQFEGQTKTKLGNSEVSGIVETSVSRTLEAYLEENPREAKNIVQKIILAAQARAAAKKARELVQRKTVLSGGGLPGKLADCSDRDPERCELYLVEGDSAGGTAKQGRDRSFQAILPLRGKILNVEKAMEHKIYDNEEIRNMFTALGVKMGTPEDPKALDISKLRYHKIIIMTDADVDGSHIATLILTFFFRYMTAIVEQGYLYLAQPPLYQVKKGKEMAYAWNEEERKAYTIQFGGGKEDSVGVQRYKGLGEMNADQLWETTMNPATRALKMVTIESAAEADRVFSMLMGDEVAPRREFIESHAKYANLDI; encoded by the coding sequence ATGAGCACAGAGTTAACAGACTTACAGGAAAAAGCCATCAGCGCAGCAGCACAAAATGCAGGTTATGGCGCAGATAGTATCCAGGTTTTAGAAGGTTTAGAAGCGGTTCGTAAGCGTCCCGCCATGTACATTGGCGATATCAGTGAAAAAGGTTTGCACCATCTCGTTTATGAGGTTGTCGACAACTCAATTGATGAAGCATTAGCCGGTTACTGTAAAAACATTACGGTTAACATTCATGAAGATAACAGCATCAGTGTGCAGGATGATGGTCGTGGTATCCCCACTGCTATGCATACGAAAGAAAAGCGTTCTGCTCTTGAAGTTGTAATGACGGTGTTGCACGCAGGTGGTAAGTTCGATAAAGGTTCTTACAAAGTATCGGGTGGTTTGCATGGTGTGGGTGTAAGTTGCGTTAACGCACTTTCAACCAAACTGCACGTAACCGTTCAGCGGGAAGGAAAAATATTTGAGCAGGAATATCGCATTGGTGTTCCTCAATACCCTGTTCGTGAATCAGGTGTAAGTGATATTACAGGTACAAGAGTTCATTTTTGGCCCGATACGACCATCTTCACCGCATCTGTTTATAAAAAAGAAATTCTTGAAGCACGTTTACGTGAATTATCATTTTTGAATAAAGGCATCCGCATTATCCTCAACGATCTTCGTGAAGTGGATGAGAACGGTGCAACTTACAGCAGCACATTCTTCAGCGAAGGTGGTATCACTGAATTTGTAGAATTGATCGAGAAGAATGGTAAACGCAGTCCGCTGTTACCACAAGTGATCTACATGGATGGTCATGACCCGGAGAGCAACGTAGCGGTAGAAGTTGCGATGGTGTATAATGATTCGTACAGCGAACATATCTTCTCATATGTAAACAACATCAACACCATTGAAGGAGGTACACACGTAACCGGTTTCCGCAGATCAATTACGAGAGTGTTTACATCTTACGGGAAAAAAGAAGGCTTATTTGAAAAAGCTAAAGTGGATGTTGAAGGAGATGATTTCCGTGAAGGTTTAACTGCTATCATTTCAGTGAAGGTTCCTGAACCACAGTTTGAAGGTCAAACAAAAACCAAGCTCGGTAACAGTGAAGTAAGTGGTATTGTGGAAACATCGGTAAGCCGCACATTGGAAGCTTATCTCGAAGAAAATCCAAGAGAAGCAAAGAATATCGTTCAAAAAATTATTCTTGCAGCGCAGGCAAGGGCAGCAGCCAAGAAAGCACGTGAACTGGTGCAACGTAAAACCGTTTTAAGCGGTGGCGGCTTACCCGGTAAACTTGCAGATTGCTCTGATCGTGATCCTGAGCGTTGCGAATTATATTTAGTCGAAGGTGATTCGGCGGGCGGCACTGCAAAACAAGGCCGTGACCGTAGCTTCCAGGCCATTCTTCCTTTACGTGGTAAAATTTTGAACGTAGAGAAAGCAATGGAGCATAAGATCTACGATAACGAAGAGATCCGCAACATGTTTACAGCGCTTGGTGTAAAGATGGGTACGCCTGAAGATCCAAAAGCATTAGACATCAGCAAGCTTCGTTATCACAAGATCATCATCATGACCGATGCCGATGTGGATGGTAGTCATATCGCCACTTTGATCCTTACCTTCTTCTTCCGTTATATGACGGCGATTGTTGAGCAGGGTTATCTCTATCTCGCTCAGCCACCGTTATACCAGGTAAAGAAAGGAAAGGAAATGGCTTATGCATGGAATGAAGAAGAACGTAAAGCCTATACGATCCAGTTTGGTGGAGGTAAAGAAGATAGTGTGGGTGTGCAGCGTTACAAAGGTTTGGGTGAAATGAATGCCGACCAGTTATGGGAAACAACCATGAACCCGGCCACACGTGCGTTGAAGATGGTTACAATCGAAAGCGCAGCTGAAGCCGACAGGGTATTCAGCATGCTGATGGGCGATGAAGTAGCTCCAAGAAGGGAGTTTATCGAGAGCCACGCCAAGTACGCCAATCTGGACATTTAA
- a CDS encoding DUF4870 domain-containing protein — MEQNFANSSEIRYAQVSGDERSIAILTHVLSIFFSIIPALIIYLVKKDESRYIGEHAKEVLNFQISIFIYCIICIPLIFLIIGFFLLIAIGIGSLILYIIAAVKAADDVLYRYPFTIRFIK; from the coding sequence ATGGAACAAAACTTTGCAAATTCAAGTGAGATCAGGTACGCACAGGTAAGTGGCGACGAACGCTCTATTGCTATTCTTACACATGTTTTATCGATCTTCTTTTCCATTATTCCTGCATTAATTATTTACCTCGTAAAAAAAGATGAATCACGTTATATAGGTGAGCATGCGAAAGAAGTATTGAATTTTCAGATCAGCATTTTCATTTATTGTATCATTTGTATACCGCTGATATTTTTAATTATAGGTTTTTTCCTGTTGATCGCTATCGGGATCGGTTCACTTATCCTGTACATTATTGCAGCTGTAAAAGCAGCTGATGATGTACTGTACCGTTATCCGTTTACCATTCGCTTCATCAAGTAG